The Allocatelliglobosispora scoriae genome contains a region encoding:
- a CDS encoding DUF58 domain-containing protein, whose protein sequence is MREALRGLTTRGRAFLGAAGAAALASLVLGERDLFRVAVLLFALPMLAAAYVGRSRYKLACSRNLDPHRVPVGSTARVVLRLQNLSRLPTGTMLLEDRLPYALGSRPRLVLERLGPHQSSSVAYTVRADARGRYDVGPLSIRLTDPFGLCELTRSFPSTDNLVVIPQVVPLPTVRLAGEFAGSGDSRARSVSTHGEDDAATREYRHGDDLRRVHWRSTARVGELMVRREEQPWESRATVVLDMRSVAHRGEGPAASFEWAVAAAASISRHLREAGYRVRLVAGSQIDIDANDASGDVLLLDHLAEVKASPRFDIATLVEQVRRRGDGGLVIAVLGQISPAEAQMLAAVRGNGATCIAFLLDTSTWLNLPAQHRESAEREQAASALALMHTGWRVVSVAHGARLATLWPQAGRGSAGFAWRAALAETAMTGGMR, encoded by the coding sequence GTGCGAGAGGCCCTGCGCGGGCTCACGACGAGAGGACGGGCGTTCCTCGGCGCGGCGGGTGCCGCCGCGCTCGCCTCGCTCGTCCTGGGCGAACGTGACCTCTTCCGCGTCGCCGTGCTCCTCTTCGCCCTCCCGATGCTCGCAGCGGCCTACGTCGGGCGCTCCCGATACAAGCTCGCCTGCAGCCGCAACCTCGACCCGCACCGGGTCCCGGTCGGATCGACCGCGCGAGTCGTGCTGCGCCTGCAGAACCTCTCCCGGCTGCCCACCGGCACGATGCTGCTGGAGGACCGGCTCCCCTACGCGCTGGGCAGCCGTCCCCGGCTGGTGCTGGAGCGGCTCGGACCGCACCAGTCGTCGAGCGTGGCCTACACGGTGCGCGCGGACGCGCGGGGGCGCTATGACGTCGGACCGCTCTCGATCCGGCTCACCGACCCGTTCGGGCTCTGCGAGCTGACCCGCTCGTTCCCCAGCACCGACAACCTCGTGGTGATCCCGCAGGTCGTGCCGTTGCCGACGGTTCGCCTCGCGGGCGAGTTCGCCGGTTCCGGCGACAGCCGGGCCCGCTCCGTCTCCACCCACGGTGAGGACGACGCCGCGACCCGCGAATACCGCCACGGCGACGACCTGCGCCGGGTGCACTGGCGCTCGACGGCCCGCGTCGGCGAGCTGATGGTCCGCCGCGAGGAGCAGCCCTGGGAGAGCCGCGCCACGGTCGTGCTCGACATGCGCTCCGTCGCGCACCGCGGTGAGGGGCCCGCGGCCAGCTTCGAATGGGCGGTCGCCGCGGCCGCCAGCATCTCCCGGCACCTGCGTGAGGCCGGTTACCGGGTCCGCCTGGTGGCGGGCTCGCAGATCGACATCGACGCCAACGACGCCTCCGGCGACGTGCTGCTGCTCGACCACCTCGCCGAGGTGAAAGCCAGCCCGCGTTTCGACATCGCCACCCTGGTGGAGCAGGTCCGGCGACGCGGCGACGGCGGCCTCGTCATCGCCGTGCTGGGCCAGATCTCCCCCGCCGAGGCGCAGATGCTCGCGGCGGTCCGGGGCAACGGCGCCACCTGCATCGCCTTCCTCCTCGACACCTCCACCTGGCTCAACCTGCCCGCGCAGCACCGCGAGTCGGCGGAGCGCGAGCAGGCGGCCTCCGCCCTCGCGCTGATGCACACGGGCTGGCGGGTCGTCTCGGTCGCGCACGGTGCGCGGCTGGCGACGCTGTGGCCGCAGGCCGGTCGCGGGTCGGCAGGATTCGCCTGGCGGGCCGCGCTCGCCGAGACAGCCATGACCGGAGGCATGCGATGA
- a CDS encoding alkaline phosphatase family protein yields the protein MWTRPAYGDGSLADLMPSVLAALGVAGQRDPLGLTGTLAGMDKVIVLLVDGMGWHNLPEDPIRTPTLHAITAGGLGAARPMTTGFPSTTPTSLVSLGTGARPGEHGVLGFTVNVPGTDRILVHTHWPDDPVPELWQPVEVLFRAAGRAGVNTAIVNYPEFASSGLTRVSTGVSGYRGASGADALAAELLATIARTPGPAVVYGYHSDLDQAGHRHGITSMRWWDAAVGVDRLVTALVEGLPYGTALVITADHGQLDVPADRRIDLDTDPRLRAGLRVAAGEPRVRYLHTLPGATADVADAWRGVLGAAGWVLTRDEAIDEGLFGPVPAAHRDRIGDLVVICADDWAILATEREPAEIARLVAFHGALTEAEMTIPLITITS from the coding sequence ATGTGGACCCGCCCGGCGTACGGTGACGGTAGCCTCGCCGACCTGATGCCCAGCGTGCTCGCCGCGCTCGGTGTGGCGGGGCAGCGCGACCCGCTCGGCCTCACCGGCACGCTCGCCGGGATGGACAAGGTCATCGTGCTGCTCGTCGACGGCATGGGCTGGCACAACCTGCCGGAGGACCCGATCCGGACGCCGACCCTGCACGCGATCACCGCCGGTGGGCTCGGTGCGGCCCGGCCGATGACGACCGGCTTCCCGTCCACCACCCCGACGAGCCTGGTCAGCCTCGGCACGGGCGCCCGCCCCGGCGAGCACGGCGTCCTGGGCTTCACCGTCAACGTGCCCGGCACCGACCGGATCCTCGTCCACACGCACTGGCCGGACGATCCGGTGCCGGAGCTGTGGCAGCCGGTCGAGGTGCTCTTCCGCGCCGCCGGGCGGGCGGGGGTCAACACGGCCATCGTCAACTACCCCGAGTTCGCGTCGAGCGGCCTCACCCGGGTCAGCACCGGCGTCTCCGGTTATCGGGGCGCGAGCGGCGCCGACGCCCTCGCGGCCGAATTGTTGGCGACGATCGCGCGGACACCGGGACCGGCCGTCGTCTACGGGTACCACTCAGATCTCGACCAGGCGGGTCACCGCCACGGCATCACGTCGATGCGGTGGTGGGATGCCGCCGTCGGGGTCGACCGGCTGGTGACGGCGCTCGTCGAGGGCCTGCCCTATGGCACGGCACTGGTCATCACGGCCGATCACGGCCAGCTCGACGTGCCGGCGGACCGGCGGATCGACCTCGACACCGATCCCCGCCTGCGCGCCGGTCTGCGGGTGGCGGCGGGCGAGCCCCGGGTCCGCTACCTGCACACCCTGCCCGGCGCCACCGCCGACGTCGCCGACGCGTGGCGCGGGGTGCTCGGCGCGGCGGGCTGGGTGCTCACCCGGGACGAAGCGATCGACGAGGGACTCTTCGGGCCGGTCCCGGCCGCGCACCGGGACCGGATCGGCGATCTCGTCGTGATCTGCGCCGACGACTGGGCGATCCTCGCCACCGAGCGGGAGCCGGCCGAGATCGCCCGGCTGGTCGCGTTCCACGGCGCCCTCACCGAGGCCGAGATGACGATCCCCCTGATCACCATCACCAGCTGA
- a CDS encoding DNA polymerase IV — protein MGRSSEAERGDTGSFGPDGDDSGCHILHVDMDAFFASVEVRARPELRGKPVIVGGTGLRGVVSAASYEARAFGVRSAMPMARARGLCPQAIVLPPDFTAYQEASRAVMAIFADVTPLVEPLSVDEAFLDVAGAERLFGRPAAIAVELRRRIQHEQRLTCSVGVAPTKFVAKLASTRSKPDGLLVIPVERVLEFLHPLPITALWGVGERSAEQLRRFGLRFVGDVAQAPIGLLRSAVGQAAAAHLQELAWGRDPRVVDTRREEKSIGAEVTFPVDVTDPVKIRQTLLALSGTVGARLRKAGQSGRTIAVKVRYSDFHTINRSRTLPAPTDVTREIFETGWSLFEALQTTERIRLIGVRVEGLGDADDQVRQLFLGEPERGWREAEAAVDAASARYGRSAIRPASLLGREESR, from the coding sequence GTGGGACGCAGCAGCGAGGCCGAGCGGGGCGACACCGGGTCATTCGGACCCGATGGCGACGACTCCGGCTGCCACATCCTGCACGTCGACATGGACGCGTTCTTCGCCTCGGTGGAGGTGCGGGCCCGTCCTGAGCTGCGCGGCAAGCCGGTCATCGTCGGCGGCACGGGGCTGCGCGGCGTCGTCTCCGCCGCGAGTTACGAGGCCCGGGCCTTCGGGGTGCGCAGCGCCATGCCGATGGCGAGGGCCCGAGGGCTCTGCCCGCAGGCGATCGTCCTCCCGCCCGACTTCACCGCCTACCAGGAGGCGTCGCGGGCGGTGATGGCGATCTTCGCCGACGTGACGCCCCTGGTGGAGCCGCTCTCGGTGGACGAGGCGTTCCTCGACGTCGCCGGGGCCGAGCGCCTGTTCGGCCGACCCGCCGCCATCGCCGTGGAGCTGCGCCGCCGCATCCAGCACGAGCAGCGGCTCACCTGCTCGGTCGGGGTCGCGCCGACGAAGTTCGTCGCCAAGCTCGCCTCCACCCGGTCCAAACCCGACGGTCTGCTGGTCATTCCGGTGGAGCGGGTGCTGGAGTTCCTCCACCCACTGCCGATCACGGCGCTCTGGGGTGTCGGCGAGCGCTCCGCCGAGCAGCTCCGGCGCTTCGGCCTGCGTTTCGTGGGCGATGTCGCGCAGGCTCCCATCGGTCTGCTGCGTTCGGCCGTCGGCCAGGCCGCCGCCGCGCACCTGCAGGAGCTGGCGTGGGGCCGCGACCCCCGGGTGGTCGACACCCGCCGGGAGGAGAAGTCGATCGGTGCGGAGGTCACCTTCCCCGTCGACGTGACCGACCCGGTGAAGATCCGGCAGACCCTGCTCGCGCTCTCCGGCACGGTCGGTGCCCGGCTGCGCAAGGCCGGGCAGTCGGGGCGCACGATCGCCGTGAAGGTGCGCTACTCGGACTTCCACACGATCAACCGCTCCCGCACGCTCCCCGCGCCCACCGACGTCACCCGGGAGATCTTCGAGACGGGCTGGTCGCTCTTCGAGGCGCTGCAGACGACCGAGCGGATCCGGCTGATCGGGGTGCGGGTCGAGGGCCTCGGCGACGCCGATGACCAGGTGCGGCAGCTCTTTCTCGGCGAGCCGGAGCGGGGCTGGCGGGAGGCGGAGGCGGCGGTGGATGCCGCGTCGGCTCGCTATGGCCGATCGGCCATCCGGCCGGCGAGCCTGCTCGGCCGGGAGGAAAGCCGGTGA
- a CDS encoding PASTA domain-containing protein produces MPTAPAALRRFAALTAVLAVAFTVGCSRSPEPLQALPGPTIVRGFVPDLVGMRYDEADAALQTQLLVPILRFAPELITNAGTVVALEPVAGSRAETGDVVVVVVAGKPPVAGGEGTPGARAIAELARLDQESIVGVGADRDGTLVIAFAPTISVESWQARVAALVRGEKFRLQPCRYSGGELRGLQAQLTEQNFLPRAKEMAVGVNVDPVSCSVQLTGDFTTAEVAQLQARYGDALTVLPSRAGRS; encoded by the coding sequence GTGCCGACAGCCCCCGCCGCGCTGCGCCGGTTCGCTGCCCTGACGGCGGTGCTGGCCGTCGCGTTCACGGTCGGCTGCTCCCGCTCGCCCGAGCCACTGCAGGCGCTGCCCGGTCCGACGATCGTCCGCGGCTTCGTGCCCGACCTCGTCGGCATGCGCTACGACGAGGCCGACGCAGCCCTGCAGACCCAGCTCCTCGTACCGATCCTGCGCTTCGCGCCCGAACTCATCACCAACGCGGGCACGGTGGTCGCGCTGGAGCCCGTCGCGGGCAGCCGGGCCGAGACCGGTGACGTGGTCGTGGTCGTCGTCGCGGGCAAGCCGCCGGTCGCCGGTGGCGAGGGCACGCCCGGCGCCCGAGCCATCGCGGAGCTCGCCCGGCTCGATCAGGAGTCGATCGTCGGAGTGGGCGCCGACCGCGACGGCACGCTCGTCATCGCGTTCGCGCCGACCATCAGCGTGGAGAGCTGGCAGGCCCGGGTCGCCGCGCTCGTGCGGGGCGAGAAGTTCCGGCTCCAGCCGTGCCGCTACTCCGGCGGGGAGCTGCGCGGCCTGCAGGCCCAGCTCACCGAGCAGAACTTCCTGCCCCGGGCCAAGGAGATGGCCGTCGGCGTCAACGTCGACCCGGTGAGCTGCAGCGTGCAGCTCACCGGCGACTTCACCACGGCCGAGGTCGCCCAGTTGCAGGCACGCTACGGCGACGCGCTGACGGTCCTGCCGAGCAGGGCCGGACGGTCCTGA
- a CDS encoding DUF3040 domain-containing protein, with protein sequence MPLSEHEQRLFEQIEKSLAEDPKFASAVRSTDPRFHARRRMVVAGVVVLAGLGVVVLGAVRDNTLLGVAGFVIMMLASGFAIQSRRRAQGNELRAVDGTASRQTGQRSSGGFIARLEARWRDRPESR encoded by the coding sequence GTGCCGCTCTCCGAGCACGAGCAGCGACTGTTCGAGCAGATCGAGAAGTCGCTCGCCGAGGACCCGAAGTTCGCCTCAGCCGTGCGCAGCACAGACCCGCGGTTCCACGCGCGGCGACGGATGGTCGTCGCCGGTGTCGTGGTGCTCGCCGGCCTGGGGGTGGTCGTCCTCGGCGCGGTGCGGGACAACACACTGCTGGGCGTCGCCGGATTTGTGATCATGATGCTTGCCTCCGGGTTCGCGATCCAATCCAGGCGCCGCGCCCAGGGCAACGAACTGCGCGCGGTCGACGGCACCGCCAGCCGCCAGACCGGCCAGCGCAGCAGCGGGGGCTTCATCGCAAGGCTCGAAGCGCGATGGCGAGATCGCCCCGAGAGCCGTTAA
- a CDS encoding methyltransferase domain-containing protein has product MERTQTRGGPRQAVIWAALREEMARTGRSLRVVDVGGGTGGFAVPLARAGHSVTVIDPSPDALAAAERRAAEAGVAGLITARQGDADSLAELVEPASVDLVLCHTVLEVVDDPAKVTAALAQVLLPGGAASVVVVNRAAAVLAKAVAGQIDAAEQLLDQAEGTPRRYDAESAAELLRSAGLTVEKLHGVRVIADLIPGALADADPEGLLRFELAVSGLAPYRDIATQLHLFARKTA; this is encoded by the coding sequence ATGGAGCGGACACAGACTCGGGGTGGACCCCGGCAGGCGGTGATCTGGGCGGCGCTCCGGGAGGAGATGGCCCGGACCGGTCGATCGCTGCGGGTGGTCGATGTCGGTGGCGGCACCGGCGGGTTCGCCGTGCCGCTCGCCCGGGCCGGTCACTCGGTCACGGTCATCGATCCGAGCCCGGACGCGCTCGCCGCCGCCGAGCGCCGGGCCGCCGAGGCGGGTGTCGCCGGACTCATCACCGCACGGCAGGGCGACGCCGACTCGCTCGCCGAGCTCGTCGAGCCGGCCAGTGTCGACCTGGTCCTCTGCCACACCGTGCTGGAGGTCGTCGACGATCCCGCCAAGGTCACGGCGGCGCTCGCACAGGTCCTGCTGCCGGGTGGCGCGGCGAGTGTCGTCGTCGTCAACCGGGCCGCCGCCGTGCTGGCGAAGGCCGTCGCCGGCCAGATCGACGCCGCCGAGCAGCTCCTCGACCAGGCCGAGGGCACCCCGCGACGTTACGACGCCGAGAGCGCCGCGGAGCTGCTGCGGTCCGCCGGGCTCACCGTCGAGAAGCTCCATGGGGTACGCGTGATAGCCGACCTCATCCCCGGCGCGCTCGCCGATGCCGATCCCGAGGGGCTGCTGCGGTTCGAATTGGCGGTCTCGGGGCTGGCCCCCTATCGCGACATCGCCACGCAACTGCACCTGTTCGCCCGCAAGACTGCTTGA
- a CDS encoding transglutaminase family protein, whose product MTTRRHLGFVAAGATLMASFPLSLIFEQWTWAFFALIVVGMVAGGALIARTLRARPLFQAGAMVLGLLISLTWLFPNGSALLGLVPMPDTFVYFAHLLTQAGTEMRENAPPVHDLDGLLFLCVLGVGLVAVITDLVAVTLRRPALAGLPMLAIYSVPVAVYSESIPVLPFIVGAVGFLWLLVSDSVDRVRRFGRRFTGEGRDVDVWEPSPLASAGRRLAIVGVVTAILLPMAMPTFGGGWFGEGVGSGDGEGGGPGRGGGPGSVNLFAELSGRLNQIEVQDLARVTTNDPSPYYLRFGIADELTDNGFKTRTPSGQQIGGANLPNPLDREQRQGVERRQFQAKVEITGNFNMPMLPVYAEPISTKQIDSSWSYDPNMGIVFSTRSRSTNKRYEFDFVRSTYTADALRTAQQLSVDSSIRRQFAHVPVVPEVKQQADKLVTADMTQYDKVRAIFDFFSSKNGFRYDTTTVAGTSGNKMVDFLKARVGFCEQYAAALAWMIRSVNIPARVAFGFTRGNNPTQNGVYTLTNHNLHAWTEVYFDGFGWVPFDATPASNVAGSVSPPWAPDVNAPTPSDGPTDPGASIDPNEDLPGAGPRPDRNPNDLDGELGGDAAAKAPVWPWYVLGGVILLLLFLISPAIRRTLLRRRRSAAVAELGDATEPLLTRDGSPAAPGVEIFVGGDEVTLGNYRRRAHAAWDELMDTLVDFRVEVDRSDTPRMVAARLIEEQVLGETAASAAKLLAWAEERARYALTPLAPVGLSDALIVVRRTLSESATRQTRMVAFLAPPSVVGRWRTSFLNSSTGVITGIGRFRDLLVRYLSPRRLLSR is encoded by the coding sequence ATGACGACACGGCGGCATCTCGGCTTCGTCGCGGCGGGCGCCACGCTGATGGCGTCCTTCCCGCTCTCCCTCATCTTCGAGCAGTGGACCTGGGCGTTCTTCGCGCTGATCGTCGTCGGCATGGTCGCCGGCGGCGCGCTGATCGCCCGGACGCTGCGGGCACGGCCGCTCTTCCAGGCCGGTGCCATGGTGCTCGGCCTGCTCATCTCGCTCACCTGGCTCTTCCCCAACGGGTCGGCGCTGCTCGGGCTGGTGCCGATGCCGGACACGTTCGTGTACTTCGCCCACCTGCTCACGCAGGCCGGCACCGAGATGCGCGAGAACGCCCCGCCGGTGCACGACCTGGACGGGCTGCTCTTCCTCTGCGTGCTCGGCGTCGGACTGGTCGCGGTCATCACCGACCTCGTCGCGGTCACGCTGCGCCGGCCGGCCCTCGCGGGCCTGCCGATGCTCGCGATCTACTCCGTGCCGGTCGCGGTCTACAGCGAGTCCATCCCGGTGCTGCCGTTCATCGTCGGCGCCGTCGGGTTCCTCTGGCTGCTGGTCAGCGACTCCGTCGATCGCGTACGCCGGTTCGGCCGCCGCTTCACCGGCGAGGGCCGCGATGTCGACGTGTGGGAGCCGTCTCCGCTCGCCTCGGCGGGACGGCGACTGGCGATCGTCGGCGTGGTCACCGCGATCCTGCTGCCGATGGCGATGCCGACCTTCGGCGGCGGCTGGTTCGGCGAGGGCGTGGGCAGCGGTGACGGCGAGGGCGGCGGGCCCGGCCGGGGCGGCGGGCCCGGCTCGGTCAACCTCTTCGCTGAGCTCTCCGGCCGCCTCAACCAGATCGAGGTTCAGGATCTGGCCCGGGTCACCACCAACGACCCGTCTCCCTATTACCTGCGCTTCGGCATCGCCGACGAGCTCACCGACAACGGCTTCAAGACCCGCACGCCGAGCGGCCAGCAGATCGGCGGCGCCAACCTGCCCAACCCGCTCGACCGGGAGCAGCGCCAGGGTGTCGAGCGGCGGCAGTTCCAGGCCAAGGTCGAGATCACCGGCAACTTCAACATGCCGATGCTGCCCGTCTACGCCGAGCCGATCTCGACGAAGCAGATCGATTCGAGCTGGTCCTACGACCCCAACATGGGCATCGTCTTCTCGACGCGGTCCCGGTCGACCAACAAGCGCTACGAGTTCGATTTCGTCCGCTCGACCTACACCGCCGACGCCCTGCGTACGGCGCAGCAGCTCAGCGTCGACAGCTCCATCCGGCGGCAGTTCGCGCACGTGCCGGTGGTCCCCGAGGTCAAGCAGCAGGCCGACAAGCTGGTCACCGCGGACATGACGCAGTACGACAAGGTCCGCGCGATCTTCGACTTCTTCTCCTCGAAGAACGGCTTCCGCTACGACACCACGACGGTCGCGGGCACCTCCGGCAACAAGATGGTGGACTTCCTGAAGGCGCGGGTCGGTTTCTGCGAGCAGTACGCGGCCGCGCTGGCCTGGATGATCCGCTCGGTCAACATCCCGGCGCGGGTGGCGTTCGGCTTCACCCGGGGCAACAACCCCACCCAGAACGGCGTCTACACCCTCACCAACCACAACCTGCACGCCTGGACCGAGGTCTACTTCGACGGCTTCGGCTGGGTCCCGTTCGACGCCACCCCGGCGTCGAACGTCGCGGGTTCGGTGAGCCCGCCGTGGGCCCCCGACGTCAACGCCCCCACCCCGAGCGACGGCCCGACCGACCCGGGCGCTTCGATCGACCCCAACGAGGACCTGCCCGGCGCCGGGCCCCGTCCCGATCGCAACCCCAACGACCTCGACGGCGAGCTGGGCGGCGACGCGGCGGCGAAGGCACCCGTGTGGCCCTGGTATGTCCTGGGCGGCGTGATCCTGCTGCTGCTCTTCCTGATCAGCCCCGCCATCCGGCGTACCCTGCTGCGTCGCCGGCGGTCGGCGGCGGTCGCGGAGCTCGGCGACGCCACGGAGCCGCTGCTCACCCGGGACGGCTCACCGGCCGCACCGGGGGTGGAGATCTTCGTCGGCGGCGACGAGGTGACTCTCGGCAACTACCGGCGACGGGCTCACGCGGCCTGGGACGAGCTGATGGACACGCTCGTCGACTTCCGGGTCGAGGTGGACCGGTCCGACACACCGCGCATGGTGGCGGCGCGCCTCATCGAGGAGCAGGTGCTCGGCGAGACCGCGGCATCGGCGGCGAAGCTGCTGGCCTGGGCGGAGGAGCGGGCCCGCTATGCCCTGACACCGCTCGCACCGGTCGGGCTCTCCGACGCGCTCATCGTCGTCCGCCGGACGCTCTCGGAGAGCGCGACCAGGCAGACCAGGATGGTGGCCTTCCTCGCGCCGCCGTCGGTGGTCGGGCGCTGGCGCACGTCGTTCCTGAACTCCTCGACCGGTGTGATCACCGGCATCGGCCGGTTCCGGGACCTGCTGGTGCGTTACCTGAGCCCGCGAAGGCTCCTGTCCCGCTGA
- a CDS encoding ABC transporter ATP-binding protein, whose translation MLPRIARLLAPYKGSLLLVALAVVVAAVVTSIAPFLTKAVFDKALFPPGGGPPDLPLLTWLVVGLIAIPLISAVIGIGQNYLTSKVGNSAMADLRSSLFEHLQRMELAFFTATKTGAIQSRLANDVNGVRTVLTSTATTILANVVTVTAALISMIILSWQLTIITLILMPIFIFVQVRVGRRRQRLARRTQESLSEMTAITEESLSVSGILLAKVFNRADVETQRYRRENQRQTRLQVKASMTGQSFFALVSTFFAITPAIIYFVSGRMLGNDAALTAGTLVAFTTLQARLQMPLMQLMRVSLDVQTSLALFRRIFEYLDLVPAIQERPGAIAVDPKTLRGMVELRDVWFRYPPPRQLSEAPASSRLPTPGGRAGGGGGGGGRMGLLSSGGGETVLAATVAADSAITDEQQAESTLEETESPGRDAEPLEPVGASERWALTGLTLRVEPGQLAAIVGPSGSGKTTATYLIPRFYDVDRGACLIDGIDVRDITMGSLADTVGMVTQEPYLFHGTIRDNLAYARPDASQDEIEQAARDANIHDKIMSFEQGYETITGERGYRLSGGEKQRLAIARVLLMNPRVLILDEATSALDTETERLVQEALERATQNRTTIAIAHRLSTIQNADVIFGLEDGRLVEQGTHDELLAHGGLYWRLYTEQFGGGQVEARLADGIKFTDGTVLCDHGPHVHTDVRV comes from the coding sequence GTGCTCCCCCGGATCGCGCGGCTTCTCGCGCCCTATAAGGGTTCGCTCCTGCTGGTGGCCCTCGCCGTGGTGGTCGCGGCGGTGGTGACGTCGATCGCGCCGTTCCTCACCAAGGCGGTCTTCGATAAGGCGCTCTTCCCGCCCGGTGGCGGCCCGCCCGACCTGCCGCTGCTGACCTGGCTGGTCGTCGGGCTCATCGCGATCCCGCTGATCTCGGCGGTGATCGGGATCGGGCAGAACTACCTCACCAGCAAGGTCGGCAACTCGGCCATGGCCGATCTGCGCAGCAGCCTCTTCGAGCACCTGCAGCGGATGGAGCTGGCCTTCTTCACCGCCACGAAGACGGGGGCGATCCAGTCCCGGCTCGCCAACGACGTCAACGGTGTGCGTACGGTCCTGACGAGCACGGCGACGACGATCCTCGCCAATGTGGTCACGGTGACGGCCGCCCTGATCTCGATGATCATCCTGTCCTGGCAGTTGACGATCATCACGCTGATCCTGATGCCGATCTTCATCTTCGTCCAGGTACGCGTCGGGCGGCGCCGGCAGCGGTTGGCCCGGCGTACGCAGGAGTCGCTCTCGGAGATGACCGCGATCACCGAGGAGTCGCTGTCGGTCTCGGGCATCCTGCTGGCGAAGGTCTTCAACCGGGCCGATGTGGAGACGCAGCGCTACCGCCGGGAGAACCAGCGGCAGACCCGGCTGCAGGTGAAGGCGTCGATGACCGGGCAGAGCTTCTTCGCCCTGGTGAGCACGTTCTTCGCCATCACACCGGCGATCATCTATTTCGTCTCCGGCCGGATGCTCGGCAACGACGCCGCGCTGACGGCGGGCACCCTGGTGGCGTTCACGACGCTGCAGGCCCGGTTGCAGATGCCGCTGATGCAGCTGATGCGGGTCTCGCTCGACGTGCAGACCTCGCTCGCGCTCTTCCGCCGGATCTTCGAGTACCTCGACCTGGTCCCGGCGATCCAGGAGCGGCCGGGCGCGATCGCGGTCGACCCGAAAACGCTGCGCGGCATGGTCGAGCTGCGCGATGTCTGGTTCCGCTATCCCCCGCCGCGCCAGCTCTCCGAGGCACCCGCGTCGAGCCGCCTCCCCACGCCGGGCGGCCGGGCCGGTGGTGGCGGTGGCGGTGGCGGCCGGATGGGCCTGCTGTCGAGCGGCGGTGGCGAGACCGTGCTGGCGGCGACCGTCGCGGCGGACTCGGCGATCACCGACGAGCAGCAGGCCGAGAGCACGCTGGAGGAGACCGAGTCGCCGGGGCGCGACGCGGAGCCGCTGGAGCCGGTCGGCGCCAGCGAGCGCTGGGCGCTGACGGGCCTGACGCTGCGGGTCGAACCGGGCCAGCTCGCCGCGATCGTCGGCCCGTCGGGGTCGGGCAAGACGACCGCGACCTATCTCATCCCCCGCTTCTACGACGTGGACCGGGGTGCGTGCCTCATCGACGGGATCGATGTCCGTGACATCACGATGGGCTCGCTCGCCGACACCGTCGGCATGGTCACCCAGGAGCCCTACCTCTTCCACGGCACGATTCGTGACAACCTCGCCTACGCCCGGCCCGACGCGAGCCAGGACGAGATCGAGCAGGCGGCGCGCGACGCGAACATCCACGACAAGATCATGAGCTTTGAGCAGGGGTACGAAACGATCACCGGCGAGCGCGGGTACCGCCTGTCCGGCGGCGAGAAGCAACGGCTGGCGATCGCCCGCGTCCTGCTGATGAACCCCCGCGTACTCATCCTCGACGAGGCGACCTCGGCGCTGGACACCGAGACGGAGCGGCTGGTCCAGGAGGCGCTGGAGCGGGCCACCCAGAACCGCACCACGATCGCGATCGCGCACCGGCTCTCCACCATTCAGAACGCCGACGTCATCTTCGGCCTGGAGGACGGCCGCCTGGTCGAGCAGGGCACCCATGACGAACTGCTCGCGCACGGCGGGCTCTACTGGCGGCTCTACACCGAGCAGTTCGGCGGCGGCCAGGTCGAGGCGCGCCTCGCCGACGGGATCAAGTTCACCGACGGCACGGTCCTGTGCGACCACGGCCCCCACGTCCACACCGACGTCCGGGTCTGA